The proteins below are encoded in one region of Planctopirus limnophila DSM 3776:
- a CDS encoding aspartate-semialdehyde dehydrogenase, with the protein MFGTLALVGATGAVGRIMVGLLEQRPDLARKYKFLASARSVGTKITFKGVEHTIELLESAAFQGVDLVIASTPDEVAAEFLPAAVAAGCKVIDESGYFRMNPDVALVIPEVNPQAALDAKGIIASPNCSTTQMVLALKPLHDFGKVKRVVVSTYQAVSGAGVQGIDDLIGATRATLEHEKYEQKAFKSPIAFNAIPQIGGFKENGYTSEELKMVYETRKIMGDESIQVCPTCVRIPVANCHSETILVETEKHISVEKAKELFSSFPGITVIDTPEHGGYPMPHSCTGSDQVFVGRIRQDLSHPNGLSFWCVSDNLRKGAATNAIQIAELLASRV; encoded by the coding sequence GGATCATGGTAGGTCTTCTGGAACAGAGGCCCGATCTGGCACGCAAGTATAAGTTTCTGGCTTCTGCCCGCAGTGTGGGTACCAAAATCACGTTCAAAGGTGTCGAGCATACGATTGAACTTCTTGAATCCGCTGCTTTTCAGGGTGTTGATCTGGTGATTGCCAGCACGCCCGATGAAGTCGCTGCCGAGTTTCTTCCTGCTGCAGTGGCGGCTGGTTGCAAAGTGATCGATGAATCGGGCTACTTCCGGATGAATCCTGACGTGGCACTGGTCATTCCTGAGGTCAATCCCCAGGCAGCACTCGACGCCAAGGGGATCATTGCCAGCCCGAACTGCTCGACTACGCAAATGGTATTGGCACTCAAGCCGTTGCACGATTTCGGTAAGGTCAAACGCGTGGTCGTCAGCACTTATCAGGCAGTGAGTGGCGCAGGAGTTCAGGGGATCGATGACCTGATTGGTGCCACTCGCGCTACGTTAGAGCACGAAAAGTACGAACAAAAAGCTTTCAAGTCGCCGATTGCCTTTAATGCCATCCCTCAGATTGGCGGTTTTAAGGAGAATGGTTATACGAGCGAAGAGCTCAAAATGGTCTACGAAACTCGTAAAATCATGGGTGATGAATCGATCCAGGTGTGTCCGACTTGTGTACGTATTCCCGTTGCAAACTGTCACAGTGAGACCATTCTGGTTGAAACCGAGAAGCATATCTCTGTCGAGAAGGCCAAAGAACTCTTTAGCAGCTTTCCAGGGATTACGGTCATCGATACGCCAGAGCATGGTGGATATCCCATGCCGCACTCCTGCACAGGCAGCGATCAGGTCTTTGTAGGCCGGATTCGACAGGATCTTTCTCACCCCAATGGTCTCTCCTTCTGGTGTGTGAGTGATAACCTGCGAAAAGGTGCTGCGACCAACGCGATCCAGATTGCCGAACTCCTCGCCTCACGCGTCTGA
- the lysA gene encoding diaminopimelate decarboxylase — MNDVRLTGEYVHRLTPPSISDVVMNPFQYRDGELFCEEIPVSRIARDFGTPCWIYSKAMLLHQLGQIQQAFAAVNPVICFSVKANSNLGILKVMRDAGSSFDVVSGGELYRVKKAGADTAKVVFAGVGKTDAEIQLALENQILMFDVESEPELDAIAAVAEKMGVIAPVALRLNPDIDAKTHAKTTTGKKGNKFGMDIERVFELADKVLKTPRLKLVGIHMHLGSPILTTEPYELAGQKAIEVTRDLRARGHEIGWVNLGGGFGISYRGSEGLPASEYAKVIVPAVQEMGVQLALEPGRFITGNAGILVSEVVYTKREGGKLFVIQDAAMNDLMRPAMYDAFHKIWPVKAAAEPANYEGKIEGCEACDVVGPVCESGDYFAKGRYLPPVQRGDLISIFSAGAYGTSMSSNYNSRPRAVELLVDQGHVQVVRRRETYDDLIAAEMDVE; from the coding sequence ATGAACGATGTTCGGCTCACAGGCGAATATGTTCATCGACTGACACCTCCATCTATAAGTGACGTTGTAATGAATCCTTTCCAGTACCGTGATGGTGAATTGTTTTGCGAAGAGATCCCAGTTTCTCGAATTGCCCGTGACTTTGGCACCCCCTGCTGGATTTATTCCAAAGCCATGCTGCTGCATCAGCTGGGGCAGATTCAACAGGCTTTTGCTGCTGTTAATCCTGTCATCTGCTTCTCAGTCAAGGCGAACTCGAACCTGGGCATTCTCAAGGTGATGCGGGATGCTGGGAGCAGTTTCGACGTGGTTTCGGGTGGCGAACTTTACCGTGTGAAAAAAGCCGGAGCCGATACAGCCAAGGTTGTCTTTGCAGGTGTCGGCAAGACAGATGCCGAGATTCAACTCGCTCTCGAAAATCAGATTCTGATGTTCGATGTCGAAAGTGAACCAGAACTGGATGCCATTGCTGCAGTGGCTGAAAAAATGGGGGTCATTGCCCCCGTGGCGTTGCGTCTGAATCCTGATATTGATGCAAAAACCCATGCAAAAACCACCACGGGCAAAAAGGGCAACAAGTTCGGGATGGATATCGAACGGGTCTTTGAACTGGCCGACAAAGTTTTGAAGACTCCCCGGTTGAAACTCGTCGGGATTCACATGCATCTGGGTTCTCCAATTTTGACAACAGAACCCTACGAACTGGCTGGGCAGAAGGCCATTGAAGTGACGCGCGATCTGCGTGCTCGTGGACATGAGATTGGCTGGGTGAATCTGGGTGGCGGGTTTGGCATCAGTTATCGGGGAAGCGAAGGCTTGCCTGCTTCTGAGTATGCCAAAGTGATTGTGCCAGCCGTTCAGGAAATGGGTGTTCAGCTCGCTCTGGAGCCGGGCCGCTTCATCACTGGCAATGCGGGGATTCTCGTCAGTGAAGTGGTCTACACCAAGCGGGAAGGTGGCAAACTCTTCGTGATTCAGGATGCGGCTATGAACGATCTCATGCGTCCTGCGATGTACGATGCCTTCCATAAAATCTGGCCAGTGAAGGCTGCCGCCGAACCGGCTAACTATGAAGGCAAAATTGAAGGATGCGAAGCTTGCGACGTCGTTGGCCCGGTGTGTGAATCGGGCGATTACTTCGCCAAGGGACGTTATTTGCCGCCAGTTCAGCGCGGTGATCTGATCAGCATTTTCAGTGCGGGTGCTTATGGGACATCCATGAGCAGCAACTACAACTCCCGCCCTCGTGCGGTCGAATTGCTTGTTGATCAAGGGCACGTGCAGGTGGTCCGTCGTCGTGAGACCTACGACGACTTGATTGCCGCCGAGATGGATGTTGAATAA
- a CDS encoding TCR/Tet family MFS transporter has protein sequence MSSPTFRELPPQSPESKAHKQAGIQFILCTLLLDVLGIGLIIPVLPDLVKMLAGKDNSDASLWYGSLITAYATMQFLFAPLIGALSDRFGRRPVLLTSIAVLTFDFLLTAFAPNLWWLLVARILSGMTAANITAANAYIADISDETTRVRNFGLAGAMFGLGFVLGPLLGGIAGSYSSRLPFLLAALLSAVNFLYGWLVLPESLPAEQRHWPRKSSFFPGTSLRSLRVEPVVFGLAIAYFCVSFGEMTLRSTWILFTEERFQWDAFQNGLALSMVGLMTAFVQAVLVRRFNNRFGERAALLTGLFISMLAYIGYALATRGEMMFAIIMLSSLGGISGPTAQSIIAKRVDPKTQGQVQGALSSIASLTAILAPSLGTGAFWYFTHEPQKLYFPGIPFVIAAIFAFLALLITAWVTQSISTSQKAIDPIHQT, from the coding sequence ATGAGCTCTCCCACATTCAGAGAACTTCCACCTCAATCGCCTGAGAGCAAAGCCCACAAACAAGCAGGAATTCAGTTCATCCTCTGCACGCTTCTACTGGATGTTTTAGGGATTGGACTGATTATTCCGGTTCTACCAGATCTGGTGAAAATGCTGGCTGGGAAGGACAATTCGGACGCTTCCCTGTGGTACGGCTCACTGATCACGGCCTATGCCACGATGCAGTTTCTGTTCGCGCCACTGATCGGTGCACTTTCAGATCGGTTCGGTCGCCGACCGGTGCTGCTGACGAGTATTGCAGTACTGACATTTGATTTTCTGCTGACAGCTTTTGCGCCCAATCTCTGGTGGTTGCTTGTGGCTCGCATTCTTTCGGGCATGACCGCCGCCAACATTACAGCGGCCAATGCCTATATTGCTGATATCAGTGACGAAACAACCCGCGTTCGCAATTTTGGTCTCGCCGGCGCCATGTTTGGTCTTGGATTTGTACTGGGCCCACTCTTGGGAGGGATCGCCGGCAGCTACAGTTCGAGGCTACCGTTTCTGCTGGCTGCACTGTTATCGGCCGTTAACTTTCTTTATGGCTGGTTGGTTTTGCCAGAATCATTACCCGCCGAGCAGCGTCACTGGCCACGCAAATCGTCTTTCTTTCCGGGAACATCACTGCGATCACTGCGCGTCGAGCCTGTGGTTTTTGGACTGGCGATCGCCTATTTCTGTGTCAGTTTTGGAGAAATGACCCTACGTTCGACGTGGATTCTCTTTACCGAAGAACGATTTCAATGGGATGCCTTTCAGAATGGACTGGCCCTTTCGATGGTGGGCCTGATGACGGCTTTTGTTCAGGCAGTGCTGGTTCGGAGATTTAACAACCGGTTTGGAGAACGGGCAGCTCTGCTCACTGGACTTTTCATTTCCATGCTGGCGTATATCGGCTATGCACTGGCAACCCGCGGCGAGATGATGTTCGCGATCATCATGCTCAGTTCGCTGGGTGGCATATCCGGGCCAACGGCTCAATCGATTATTGCCAAACGCGTTGATCCGAAAACTCAAGGACAAGTGCAGGGGGCGCTCTCGAGCATTGCCAGCCTGACCGCCATCCTCGCACCATCACTGGGGACAGGAGCCTTCTGGTACTTCACCCATGAGCCGCAAAAGCTCTACTTCCCGGGAATCCCTTTCGTGATCGCTGCGATCTTCGCATTCCTGGCTCTGCTGATTACTGCCTGGGTCACACAGTCAATCTCGACATCTCAGAAAGCGATAGACCCGATCCATCAGACGTAA